In the genome of Euleptes europaea isolate rEulEur1 chromosome 7, rEulEur1.hap1, whole genome shotgun sequence, one region contains:
- the SART1 gene encoding U4/U6.U5 tri-snRNP-associated protein 1 produces the protein MGSSKRHRERAEAAEEPPAAPPQPPSSSGGGAAGATSSSSSRHREHKKHKHRSSGESGRERRSKRSRSRGERSSRRGGAEESSSSAAAGGQEGAAEAGRRVKREKREDAYEGSQNSATVTKSSSGDGSSLSIEETNKLRAKLGLKPLEVNVIRKETGSKEDPVAAEVINPIVLKQREEIREKLAAAKEKRLLNQKLGKIKSLGEDDPWLDDTAAWIERSRKLQLEKEMAEKRAKLLEEMDQEFGISSLVEEEFGQNKKVSYSSRDLKGLTVEHTIDSFQEGETVVLTLKDKGVLEEEGGDVLVNVNIVDKEKAKKNVELRKKKPDYKPYEEEESVDDMVIYKHKNILSKYDEEIEGEKKKSFKLDSVGMADGSRERELQQIRDSLRDQAQTLDMPNIILASEYFTPEEMNVTFKKTKRRVKKIRKKEKLVKAADLLPLGNKASERDFGSRMRGRGRRVAAVEEEEDEEGYAECDENGAMEQPPPSDDLRVERMDISSDDEDALKGPDSPAALEEDEAELELQKQLEKGRRLRQIQQLKDSGEKVIEIVKKLETGRNQEDDDELEKKGAIVFNATSEFCRTLGEIPTYGQAGNREDQEELMDFERDDERSANGGSDSDGEENIGWSMVNLDEEKQQQDFSASSTTILDEEPIVNRGLAAALMLCQNKGLLETTVQKVARVKAPNKSLPSAVYCIEDKMAIDDKYSRREEYRGFTQDFKEKDGYKPDVKIEYVDETGRKLTPKEAFRQLSHRFHGKGSGKMKTERRMKKLDEEALLKKMSSSDTPLGTVALLQEKQKAQKTPYIVLSGSGKSMNANTITK, from the exons ATGGGTTCCTCCAAGCGGCACCGGGAGCGGGCCGAGGCCGCCGAAGAGCCGCCCGCGGCCCCCCCGCAGCCCCCGTCCTCCAGTGGGGGCGGCGCCGCCGGCGCCACGTCGTCGTCCTCCTCCCGCCACCGCGAGCACAAGAAGCACAAGCACCGGAGTAGCGGCGAGAGCGGGAGGGAGCGGCGGAGCAAGCGCAGCCGCAGCCGGGGCGAGCGGAGCAGCCGCCGGGGCGGCGCGGAGGAGTCGTCGTC CAGCGCTGCCGCGGGGGGCCAGGAAGGAGCGGCCGAGGCGGGGAGGCGAGTCAAGAGGGAGAAGCGCGAGGACGCCTATGAAGGCAGTCAGAACTCag CTACTGTCACAAAGTCCAGCTCAGGAGATGGTTCTTCCCTCAGCATCGAGGAGACAAA CAAACTCCGGGCTAAACTCGGGCTGAAGCCTCTGGAGGTAAATGTTATCAGAAAGG aaacaGGCAGCAAGGAAGATCCTGTGGCGGCCGAGGTCATCAACCCGATAGTGCTTAAGCAGCGTGAGGAGATCCGGGAGAAGCTTGCGGCTGCCAAGGAGAAGAGGCTCCTCAACCAGAAACTCGG GAAGATCAAGTCACTTGGTGAAGATGACCCCTGGCTGGACGACACAGCCGCCTGGATCGAGAGAAGCCGAAAGCTGCAGCTGGAGAAGGAGATGGCGGAGAAGAGG GCCAAGCTGTTGGAGGAGATGGACCAGGAGTTTGGCATCAGCAGCCTCGTGGAGGAGGAGTTTGGGCAAAACAAGAAG GTCAGCTACAGTTCGCGAGACTTGAAAGGCCTGACGGTGGAGCACACCATCGATTCCTTCCAGGAAGGGGAGACGGTCGTCTTGACGCTCAAAGACAAAG GTGtcctggaggaggaagggggtgacGTCCTGGTGAACGTCAACATAGTGGACAAGGAGAAAGCGAAGAAAAACGTGGAGCTGCGCAAGAAGAAGCCGGATTACAAGCCctacgaggaggaggagagcgtGGACGACATGGTGATA TACAAGCACAAGAACATCCTGTCCAAGTACGACGAGGAAATcgaaggggagaagaagaagtcCTTCAAGCTGGACTCCGTGGGTATGGCCGACGGGTCGCGGGAGCGGGAGCTGCAGCAGATCCGGGACAGCCTGCGCGATCAAGCTCAGACCCTGGACATGCCCAATATCATCCTGGCATCGGAGTACTTCACCCCAGAAGAGATG AACGTAACCTTCAAGAAGACCAAGCGGCGGGTGAAGAAGATCCGCAAGAAGGAAAAGCTGGTGAAGGCTGCCGATCTCCTGCCGCTGGGCAATAAGGCCAGTGAGAGAGATTTTGGCTCCAG GATGCGTGGCCGAGGGAGGAGGGTTGctgctgtggaggaggaggaagatgaagagggGTATGCAGAATGTGATGAAAATGGGGCCATGGAGCAGCCGCCCCCGTCGGATGACCTTCGGGTGGAGAGGATGGACATCAGCAGCGACGATG AGGATGCCTTAAAGGGCCCAGATTCCCCCGCCGCCTTGGAGGAGGATGAGGCTGAACTGGAACTGCAGAAACAGCTGGAGAAAGGGCGGAGGCTAAGACAGATCCAACAGCTGAAAGACAGCGGCGAAAAG GTCATAGAAATTGTGAAGAAGCTGGAGACTGGCCGGAACCAGGAGGATGACGACGAGCTGGAGAAGAAGGGGGCCATCGTCTTCAATGCCACCTCCGAGTTCTGCCGCACGCTGGGCGAGATCCCCACCTACGGGCAGGCTGGTAACCGCGAAGATCAGGAGGAGCTGATG GACTTTGAGCGAGACGATGAGCGGTCAGCCAACGGGGGCTCGGACTCGGACGGTGAAGAGAACATCGGCTGGAGCATGGTCAACTTGGacgaggagaagcagcagcaggac TTCTCGGCATCTTCCACCACCATCTTGGATGAAGAGCCTATTGTCAACCGGGGCCTAGCAGCTGCCCTGATGCTCTGCCAAAACAAAG gCTTGTTGGAGACGACGGTGCAGAAGGTGGCCAGAGTGAAAGCCCCCAACAAGTCGCTGCCGTCTGCTGTCTATTGCATCGAGGATAAGAT GGCCATTGATGACAAATACAGTCGCCGTGAAGAATATCGGGGCTTCACCCAGGACTTCAAGGAGAAGGACGGTTACAAGCCTGATGTCAAAATCGAATATGTGGATGAGACGGGACGCAAGCTCACACCCAAGGAG GCGTTCCGACAGCTCTCCCACCGGTTCCACGGCAAAGGTTCTGGCAAGATGAAGACGGAGCGGCGCATGAAGAAGCTGGACGAGGAAGCG CTCTTGAAGAAGATGAGCTCCAGCGACACCCCTCTGGGCACCGTGGCTTTGCTGCAGGAGAAGCAGAAGGCCCAGAAGACGCCTTACATTGTACTGAGTGGCAGCGGCAAGAGCATGAACGC AAACACCATCACCAAGTGA
- the EIF1AD gene encoding probable RNA-binding protein EIF1AD: MSQATKRKHVVKEVLGEYVIPSERQQIVRVLGTPGNNLHEVETPEGARFLVSMPTKFRKNIWIKRGDFLLVDPIEEGEKVKAEISFVLYKDHIQYLKKEGYWPTAFLADASGTQSGAKDRDGAQSPPRSAGEDNSEDSDSDLFVNTNRANYGYTESEDSSGSEEDEQ, from the exons ATGTCCCAAGCCACGAAGCGTAAGCATGTGGTGAAAGAAGTCCTAGGGGAGTACGTGATTCCTTCGGAGCGGCAGCAGATTGTACGG GTGCTGGGCACTCCAGGCAATAACCTTCATGAGGTGGAGACACCAGAAGGGGCGAGGTTCCTTGTGAGCATGCCCACCAAATTCCGCAAGAATATTTGGATCAAGAGAG GTGACTTCCTTCTGGTGGATCCCATAGAAGAAGGGGAGAAAGTAAAAGCGGAAATCAGCTTTGTGCTGTACAAGGACCACATTCAATATCTGAAGAAAGAAGGATATTG GCCAACTGCCTTCTTAGCTGATGCTTCAGGAACTCAGAGCGGCGCTAAAGACAG GGACGGAGCGCAAAGCCCCCCGCGTTCTGCAGGGGAAGACAACTCGGAGGACAGCGACAGCGACTTGTTTGTGAACACGAACCGTGCAAATTACGGCTACACGGAGAGCGAGGACAGCAGCGGCTCCGAGGAGGACGAGCAGTAA